ctttactTCTTAAGTACCAAACACAGTAGCATTGAATGAGGGGTTTCAGGACATTGAATTCCAGTACCAACCTTTATAGATGTTGACATGCTGTCGGATGGTCGGATCTTCCTCCAAGTCTTCCAGGAAGTCAGTGTAGTCACTGAAACATAGAAGGATGtattagtttaaaaattattcattttacaaccattgtgaataaagttATTAGACGACTATATTAATCACCCTCATTGGCACGATGCtgcgcaagagtgtggtcttgtgttgaaGGGACAAAAATTGGCAGAATGAAGCCCTGATATAGTTAATGATAGCAGTTAGTGGTGGATTTGTGGTCTATTTGTAAGACAATGAACTGTCCACCCAGGTGATGAAGGTATGATTCTCCACGGGGATCCTGTGTGCCAGTGCTGTACACTGGGGtatgttaaaggcctagtttaaggaatgtttggcatgacaatcccctgctgtgcatctcttGTAtatgcactggtgtcacagtagggtccaatttcctgtgtatttgtttattggctcagggcaaTTCAGAGTCCATTTCTAttataaaacctccaaaacggcacagcaggatactcagatcggagatctgataagatgGCAGCAGGCAATTAGAtcagatcaatacacagaagttgtgtactatGGGGGGGCTTATTAGTCATGCCTCACTGATTCCATTCAGTTCAATGGCCAATTAATTTTACAGGATCAAAAGACTCAGATTCAACTCCTTAATTAAACTTAGGTTAGAACTAAGATGGTTATTAAATACATCACCAGGGTCGACCCCATATCATATTAGATTAGAGCTAAACATTGTAACTCACTTCATGGCAGTGTCAGTTTCTATCTGGTGAAGTTCGTCGTTCAGATGTTTCAGCTTCCAGCGACGGTGGCGATCACGCTTCTTCTTATCGCCAAAGACCTTCTTTACAATCACCTGCGAAAATATAAAGATGGCAATACAGTCTAGAAATCGCATTAAATTGTTGGTCTGTTAGCTTTACACCGctgatatattataattaaaacataagttGTTAAACTGGATTTAAGATATAAAACgcacatttcaaaacaaatcgtTGCTCATCTTAAAGAGTTGTGTTTCGTGGCACTTTTGAACTAAATCAattttttcaaacctttttaaaataagaatggAGGCCTTATCAGGAAATGAGGGGATTCCCTTTCGGGGTTCTTGTGACAATTAAATGCTTGATCAGGAAACAAAGAGCCCAACAAGGGTAAGAGTAGTCTGGTGGTCTAGGTGTCCACCCCACACCTAAGATGTTACGGGTTCAATCCCCATCAGGGGTTATTTCTCATACCCTCTCAAAGAGCACCAGTACTGATTTCTACCATGGAAATGGACTCaagagtgattcatatcagcttaAAGCTGTCTTCCAAATCGGGTGAAATTAAATCTGTTCAAACTTAAACGCCCATTTTACATAAACTTTAGGAAATTGATCCTGTACATAAGAATACATGTACCAAAGTTTAATGGTGTACTTGTATGCAAGCAGGATAGAGTAAAAATGatcataaacatttgttattaaaaccTTTCATTTCgaattttatcaaacaaagttttattaataaagaaagCAAAGAAATCTTACAACATCCGGTAGATTTTCAGCCTTTAGTTTTTCAATGTGATCGTTGTTGAGGTTAGCATTACCCATGTCAAACCTGTAACATGGAATATGTTAAACTGTTACATGACATATGTAAAACCTGCAACATGGAATTTGCCTTATCTGCAATCTAGAACATATGACAAACCTGTAACATGGAATATGTCATATCTTAAACATGGAACATGTAAAACCTACTACATTGATTATGTCAAATTTATAGCATGGAACATATCAAACCTGTTACATGGAATGACTCAAACCTGTAATCTGTAACATGGAATGAATCAAACCTGTAACATGGAATATGTCATATCTTAAACATGGAACATGTAAAACCTACTACATTGATTATGCCAAACCTATAACATGGAACATATCAAACCTGTAACATGGAATGAATCAAACCTGTAACATTAAAAGATTAACATACTAAACAACGATAAAACATGTGTACTACAATCCCTTTACAGATAGCCATTTTTTCAGTCAATTGTTTAACATATTAGTTATCAGCAAGAAGTAACATTTTCACTAAAATTGTACATGAGGTCACCAAGCAACAAAATTTAACATCATAGCCAATGGCATGAGAAAAGTGTTTGTATATCaggtatttcaaataaaacaaacaaaacacctACCCCAGCACTGTGTCGCCTACATTCAGCAGGTGCCCGATGTGGGTCTTACAGAAGAACTGCTGGTCGTTCACTCCTAGGTCGCTCATGCGCGACACCCACAGGTCGGCTAGCACGTGCTGAAAATAAAGAAGGAATGaattacattttcaatgtacttagtggatgaaatatatacataaattaatCATGCTATGTGCTTTGATtgctaaaaaacaacaaccagaAAATATGTGTGTGCAAGTGACATAGAAAACATGCATAGACCATGCCTAATGCAGAAAATGGCAATTTTAGTTCCAACATGATTAAGTTTCTCAAATATAGCACCTACCTTTTGGGAGACCTGGCCCCTGATCACAGGTTTATCCCGATCATTCACATACTGAACGTCCATTACCATGTATTCAATCAGCTGACGAGGCGAACACAGACTCACGAACGGTGAACGCCAGTACACCGGACCACTCACCTCAGCAACTgcgaaataaaagaaatatgactACTATATTTTACTCAGAACATTCATAATTTCATGAgtttggtaatatttagaaaaaaaaatccccttAATATGTAATTTCGTATTTGTTTGATGATACTTCAAACTGCCATATTTTCATAACAGGATGGATACCAAAATATGGAAGAAAATATGAAACTAACAAATCTCCATCTTTCCAAATTACCAGTTTTCCCACTATTAAACAAATTCCCAAACAACAGCTTTCAAGTTAAAGCATTGCATTCATGATGGCAGAAGGGTGCCGttgttggtctccatgagggcagaagccaagggtgctaccaaaaatgataaatttgaaaacattaaagTATACAGGAATCCCTTTTAGTCTGAGTTCAATATGGCAAAACTTAAGTTTATTGTACATTTCCTCCTAGCAAAGCATTAATgtgaaatttgctgaaatatattatcatttgagtgttgtactattatttaaatatatttttttgtaaaagaaatggaattaattttttttttgttttttttttttgttccttcataaaaagcagttctgagtctgagtcttaGACTTTaaactgtttgtaatcatagcCCCAGATACCTTAAGCCAAGATTATAGGCCTTGAAATAGCTTGACCTACCTTGGAGTGTGTTTGGGTCAATCAGATGGACAGTCTGAGTGACCTTGAAGCAGACACATATCGGGTTGATATTGCCCAGTGATGAAGCTAGCTTCTTTGGGAGACATACTATGTTGTCCTGTAAAAAAATTCATGGCAAACtcatcaaaataaatgattcaaCAAAATTATCATCTTCCTTATGAAGGTTAACATCAACTATCTAGAAGTGTTTTACATATCCATACCTTGCATAAGTTTTGCATATCCATATTTTGCCCAAGTTTTACATATCATTACCTTGCATCAGTTTTGCATATCCTTACATTACATGAGTACAACAGTTACGGAGAATgagtgtaaatatttaacattaactaGTGTTTTATATATCCATACCTTGCATATAGGTACAATCGTAACAGAGAAGGTGTGTTTATAGTTGAAGGTATTGTTGCGGACATCATGGGATATCAACTCCTGAGCACACACGTGTctggaaaatgataaaataggAAGCAAATGAAAAATCAATCTTATAAATGCTGCTAGATAATCGAGTAACATAAGCTCTGAAGAACAAAAGATAAATTAAACAACCTTATTTcatttgtgtttaattaaaaaaaataataggcAAGTTAGTGTTAGAAATTTGAACACGTTATTTTCAAGATTTTTGGAAAAACTAACACCAGTTCtagatagatattgacgaaccTCTGAGGGTAAGTATCAAAGCAGAAACCAATTAAAACTGAATCAAACCAGCGATCCAGAATCCAGTATGCTTACCACTCGGCCGTCACCCCGATTAATTGGTTTAATGTCATGATGGTACACGAGAGTTGGagaataacatttataaatcatCATACAACACTCAATAACATTAACATACCCTAGAAAAATGTCCTAAGAATATTTGTGCAGTCTGTTGAATGGGACTTGTGAAAAGATATAAATAACATCTGAGTACAACAACTGGGGTCAaatttgttcaatatatttattaatgcccatacatattttaccaagttttattCAGACTGGATGAGATCTAGTTAGAGAGCAGACAAGGTGCATTTAGTCAAAATTATGTCCATAAACAATGTCATCAAATCTGGAAACGctgtcaccaagtttcatccTCAGTTGTAATACATACCGGTACTCCAAATGATACTATGCACAAGATGTTAGCCTACTACTATTGACTTATTAGTGGCATAACTCTGGGGTTTCCACAGCTATTGATTTCAACAGTCAAGTTCCACTGAGACATTAGGCCAACAAACATAGTCATCAAGTTTTATTAtgattagataaaaaaaatttatttaagtaagTGTCTGCAAGCatactattttttaatgtaaaagggGCATTTACTGTGGTTCTGTGACATAAATCATGATCACATACATTGTCACCAAGTTTCAACAGTAGTGAATAATAAATACTTCCATCATTGTCGGCACAAGGCTTCTGACGCTGCCGCAGCCAAAAGTAATTATCCCTTTTCAggtcacacacacacaaaaaaacatgtgaATAAGCAATGCAATTTATCTTAAGATACTATTCTTTTCATGCTGGTTCATTAAAcatcaaaaattattttaatatcagttcCTTTTCTCCTTAAGAATACttgaaatggctgaaatatcaatctgTGTCAgtataaatatctattgcaataatattaaaaatcataacaGTAAATATTGCAacctgatctctgaatgtgataaaaaacaacaacgattTCTGAATTTAATTATCCCCAAAACTTACCTTACACAAAtcattaggatgttgaatgaaTAATGacaggtaaaaagactttcaTTGTGTCACTTCTGATTGGGATATTTTTTCCAGATTGggaaatatatcatatacttAGCTAGGGGAATGGGTCCAATAGTCAGAACTGTGTTAACTATAGAAAAAGGCCTGAACATTgttctctttttttttataacatttttttaccaagATGTTAATGTCTATCAATATAAGAATTATGCttgtaataaacatgttttgttagatctttttcttcaattttatcaaaactttAACATGACAGAACAGACTTTAAACCATCTAATTTTCAGATAAAGCAATTAAATGAAAGGCAGCATTTCATATGTCACTGGTTGTATAAATCCTAAAATGAACAACTGAAAtccaaataaatttaaaaataaaaaattataaaaatgccAGGATGCGTCAGAGGTGTTCACAGGATTTGAACCTGCAGAAAATCCAATTGGCTTGCGATAACGAAGTAACCTCATGACTACGCTGACACTGGTATTACAGGCTTTATAATATTGGCTTTATACTAAACCACTAGAATATAGATCAGATAGATCAATATCAAATTCCAGTggacatgccatatcccccggcggggggaaaaatccccctgaatttcgatccatccccggGAGATaaaatttcgatccatccccgggagataaaaatcccccggaattataatttttttttttttttttttttttttttttttagaaattttacatcaggcaataatgacaaagtaagtgaaaccacagtatgtgactgaatgtaaagaaacaactccacaagggtaaaatgccaaaaggaaacttttacaacaaatgatcaattaatttgtagtaattatcaaaggcaaagaaatattactattttggaaggaagaaattaataatatttattctattctcttattgtctgaaagtcatcaagctgatagaattaagcacagttttttaaaagactttggaggaaggtaaatttaatttaattttctcgaaaacatatttttccaatgacatattttgttctgcaagtacattacagtatgacatgacagtgtagcataagaatatgataaatcatgacataaaataattctgctaaaaaaatccccctgaatacaaccaaaatccccctgaattttcagccttttgaacaaatccccctgaatggtctccagaaaatatggcatgtatgaattCCACTGGCTATATTTAGAGTTTAGCATTAGGTTACATactattaaaaagtatttccaATAGATTTAATGTGCTTATATATACAATGAAGAGGGGAAGTGTGCATGATACAAAATTTGTTTGACGATAACATGCTGCTTACCTCAAATATTTGACacatcaatgaaataacaatgCACAGGACAGAGACATTTTTGCTGCAACCAAAAGTAATCCCAATATGTCCCCTTTTCCAGTCACACAAAAGCCAAAAGTGTGAATAAGCAGGGAACGGACATTACAGACCATTATGGGCCAGACATAACGGATGATATTTCGGGACATTTAGGACCATCTTGAGAAACATAAAGGACCACAATACAATGTTATTAATGTCCATATTTCGAATAAGCAATGTTCTTTATCTTCAGGTACTATTATTTTCATGCTGGTTTATTGTCagtgatcattttttttgtttacattatgttCATGTCTATCAATGTAAGATTCATGcttgtaatattaaaacaagttttgtaAGATCTCAAAGAAAACTCCTATAtcttttcaataactttttctTGCATTGACAACACTTTAGCTTGATAAAACAGactttaaacctttttatttcagttacaaATCAGACAAGCAGTCATTTATATGCCAGCAGTTGTATATGAATcccaaaatgcaaaacaactgaagacaaaatacattttttttttaaaaatgccagATTGCGTCAGAGGTGTTCACAGGATTTGAACCTGCAGTAAAACCGGCTAGGTGTTTGATAACGAAGTAACCTCACGACTACGCTGACACTGGTAATACAGGCTTTATAATATTGGCTTTATACTACCCACTAcagtataaatattaaaagatcAATATCCAATTCCACTGTCTATATTTAGAGTTTAACAATAGGTTACATACTACTAAATAGTGTTTCCAAAAGATTTAAcgtgtttatatttacataagTGGGGAAAAAGAAAAGTTTGCATGAAACAAAATTTGTTTGACAATAACATGCTGTTAACCTCAATTATTTAACacatcaatgaaataaagatacaCAGGACAGAGATATAAGGAGAAAAACTGCCTGTTCCTtacaaattggaaaataattCTTTTCagggaaaatacaaaattatggCAAAAATAGTGAATAAACCTGTAAAAGCAAATAAACATGTCTGAGATTttttatgcatactttaacaCTTAACTGTATTAGAGCTGATCTCATCAAGATCTtgtttgttctcaaagaatacatgtttttgttgatcATGAAAATGAATTATACTGAATTGGGAAAATATTATGATTAATTGGGGAAAAACCcattagaaggcagtaaattgcaccaagaAAAGGAAGGAGTACAACAAATCATTTGACAAATTTCAGAATCAAGTAGATAAgacatctttaaaaaatggttgtggagttattatgaaatataaatgtttttgaatgcaCAGTCTGACcattaagtttcatcaatattgaataataaatacttCTATAATTGTCTGAACAAGGAATTTGATGCTGCCGCAACCAAAAGTAATCCCCATATGTCCCTGTTTCCAGCCACACAAAACTAAAGATGTGAATAAGCaatgttctttattttcaggCACTATTCTTTTCATGTTGGTTTATTTTCagtgttcattttttgtttacatatgagccgcatcgcgcgattttgggcattcggaaatatatatttgcttttacaatgttttaaggtatttgaatgaaattatatttcaggaAGATATTCTgataatttcatgatgatattaCTTAAATTTGCGTAAGATACGTGCTTACAAGTAAGACCATGTATTgcacattttgaatactaaattttaCGTTATTCAAATGATGTCGTTACGAaagcacattattcaaatgacgtgcaaaattaacgtatcaatatcacatttagtttataatttaaattattttcttatcataGAATCTTCAATGAccatatatgataaaaataatgaatcagttttgtatttttaatacatttggcagttttaaacacagactattaATGCAGGCAAAATATGTCGGgacgaaatccatggttgctatggaaatatgagtaaaccaatggtcataaattgTGGAGAAAATGACACACCAATGACAAACCTTcaaaagaaagaagtttggaagaaatttattaacaaaaaaaattcattatttttggcattttttattaatgattatttcatttgtaatatttatgtccgaaggcccaaaatcgcgcgatgcggctcatatgTTAATGTATATCAATGTAAGATTCATGcttgtaatattaaaacataaaccggTAGATCTCAAGGAAAACTTCTATAacttttcaataactttttctcatattgacaaaacattgaaatgataaaacagactttaaacgtttttatttacagttacagtttttaaaaaaatgccagtTTGCGTCAGAGGTGTTCACAGGATTTGAACCTGCAGAAAATCCAGCAGGGAGAAGCTAGGTATTTGATAACGAAGTAACCTCACGACTAGGCTGACACTGGTAATACAggctttaaaatattgactttatACTAACCAGCTAGGCAGTACAATCCGGATATAAATAGATTGATCAATATCCACTACCACAGTCTATATTTAGAGtttaggttacacacaactCAACAGTATTTCTCATGTATCTAGTGTATTTATTATCTACTAACTAGTGTTTCTTATACATTATGTACAGAATAAAGACAATTGTGCTGAACATGAAATTAGTTTGATGAAAACATGCTGTTTATTCGAAACACATTGATGGAACTATATTACATGTACAAACTGGgaaaatgatgtttattattGATTCTACATGTAGGTACAAAGGAGTATACTAGTATCAAATCATGTCTGGAGACATTATGATCTGGTATATTTTTGAATGCACATTTTGATTGTACCAGTATAAAACTGGTTGTGTTCAGGGTAATTTTTTCAGCCATTTCTACTATACAGCGCACACCaccatttattttaagagaGTTTATAAGGGTTTTCTTTacttaaaggaaataaaaaggGATCTTATGTGATTTAAAAGTTTCCTCTCCCCCCAGAAAATGCTGAATAGGATGGAAAGGGGCATCACATGACCCATATTGGTCTGCCATAAAAAGCAAGTAAAAGAATGATTATATATATCACTCATTTACAGAGGGGAAGACACGGTTATGATAAACAGCCCCAAAATGTATTCCTTTTACAccaaaactttgtttttttcatgcatACTAGTGAGTAAAGCCATGTAGTTGCATGTTACAATTTAAAACTCTTCAACTTTTAGAAGAAGATTCATGATATAATACAGTGGTTTTGTTActaaattttgaaaagaaaacacacCATTATTTCGGCACCAATGAAACTGCATTATTAGTTAATCATGGTTACGAAATCTTCCTAGAGTAATGCCGAGCGGTAATCAAAGGAAGCCGAGTATAAAAGTGTACCGGTACTTGGGTTATCAAACAATAGAAATCCTGGGAATCACTCACTTGCACGGCACAACGGAAGACAGGAACTCCACCATCTTCTTGGCACTGTCTTTCTTCTGGTAGAAAAAGTCCAGTCCATCTGTaaagaagaaataaatgttatagaCTTGTAACACAGATTGATTAAATACAAAGTCTGGAATCACCAAACCATCATTTCTTCAGACTTTGTTCCTGCTGGCACACAAATTCTTATTGGTCTTAAAAAAATGGGCTGTCTGAATGTTTATCTTGCCCTGTCTTAATTTTACATGTCAGATGCTTCAGGCAAGTGGGTTGTTTCATAGGAAAACCTTTTAAACTGATATACAATAATAATCTTTGGCCAAAGACAACACACTTATGTGGGTTTCTTTCAATTTAAGCAAAAGGCATAACTCATCAATTGTTCGACACAGAGTAAGAGGCCTTGTAATACGAGCGCATACTGACAACATCTGTACCATAAcacatttgaatatcttgaacgcTTTTTCATGACGACGCCACAGTTATACCACTTAGTAACTAAAATTTCAATATTCACCCCTTACATGCAGGTTTTAGGTTGGCTGTTACTCTATTCCAGTGGGCCTTTTGTTTAAATCGGCTTAGGCTTCTGTACGTGTACATGGTTTTATGACCACAAGTGTATATCTACATAAAGTTTCATTCCAATGTGCCTTGGGttcaaaggcctagtttaaagaatgtttggcatgataatcccctgctgtgcatctcctgctaattgcacttgTGTCACAGTAGGAGCCAATTTCCTGTGCATTCGTTTCTtgattcagggccatttagggtccatttctacaataaaacttccaaaactgcacagcaggatactcagatcggagatctgataagagggatcaatgCAAGTAGATTGAGATCAATCAACAGAgcttgtgtactgtacacagttgttgtgttgttgttttgtttttgtttttttgttgtttttttttttgttgtttttttttgggggggtcacttatagaaggcttaaactaggcctttaagattAGCTTTTCTAGGCCCAACACCCTAATTTATactttgtacatgtacatggttTAATGACCACAAGTCAGGGtttgaatttaactttgaggagctcTTGCAAgattttgcgagtgctttttgaggcaactgGCAAAaggaaaaatcaacttgcaattttattatttgcttatgaatattaaaaagtatcaatcttaaGTGACTCGACtgctagaacttgttgatggcttgtTGAGGGGtgaaaactcggccttttccgtatttgttctatttttgaaaacttactagagcgtgactccctactgtcttctttatactgttagtgtaaacatgccacttataggctgtttacactcgactaagAAGCGAGTTaggttcatgtttattctactttcctttttacattttgtggtctagaaaaagccactcgcagaattttgcgagcttgaataaaagtcactcgcaatttgcaaatgttgcCCTGACAAGTGTATCTCTACATGACATCATTCCAATGGGCCTTGTGTTTTAAGATCAGATTGTTTACGCTCAACACGCCAGATAACACAATGGTACATGCAGAGCTACAGataacttttttacttaaagtgtattttacacCCTTATGCAATCTAGTAAAGTGTATGATACACCTTTGGGTCATTCATTAAAGTGTAATGGCGATTTCCAAAGTGTACTGGTAcatttaattgcaaatataaatgacccattttattaaataaacttataaagCACATATATAAGAACTtacacaaaattgaaatgttgttCAGCAAATTAAAAGTCCTATCTAATTTGCTGAGCAACATTTAAAGTTTGTGAAAGTTGATTTACACAGAATAGAATCGATAAAAAAACGCTCCGAAGCCGTTACGTCCCCTTACCCATTGCATGGGATAGTGATTCGATTTTTACAAACCGGTGTAACATTTAGTCAATACATCTAGCATAAAAACGGTCAAAAATACTCGGAAGAACGTTACGcccaatttattttatttaatcgtACCGGTATGAACAGCTGTTTTGTTATAACGTCGTAATCGGCaatttttaaagtgtatttatgCCCATTACGACCCTTATCTGTAGCTCTGTACATGGTTTCATGACCACAAGTGTATCACTACATATTAAA
This genomic stretch from Mya arenaria isolate MELC-2E11 chromosome 10, ASM2691426v1 harbors:
- the LOC128206437 gene encoding 60S ribosomal export protein NMD3-like, coding for MDLAPLQPSTAVNYILCCQCGVQIEPNPSNMCVACLRSEVDISEGIPKQAVLYFCRKCERYLQPPEHWVVASLESRELLSICLKRLKGLNKVRLVDAGFVWTEPHSMRIKVKLTVQKEVLNGAVMQQVFIVEYTVNNQQCTDCHRVEAKDYWRACVQIRQKTEHKKTFFYLEQLILKHKAHWNTVNIKPASDGLDFFYQKKDSAKKMVEFLSSVVPCKHVCAQELISHDVRNNTFNYKHTFSVTIVPICKDNIVCLPKKLASSLGNINPICVCFKVTQTVHLIDPNTLQVAEVSGPVYWRSPFVSLCSPRQLIEYMVMDVQYVNDRDKPVIRGQVSQKHVLADLWVSRMSDLGVNDQQFFCKTHIGHLLNVGDTVLGFDMGNANLNNDHIEKLKAENLPDVVIVKKVFGDKKKRDRHRRWKLKHLNDELHQIETDTAMNDYTDFLEDLEEDPTIRQHVNIYKDSDKVPVDTDDTDDEGVPQISLQEMLDDLHIGDDATGEEGAAMID